A genomic stretch from Aedes albopictus strain Foshan chromosome 2, AalbF5, whole genome shotgun sequence includes:
- the LOC109421237 gene encoding glycine N-acyltransferase-like protein 3 translates to MCPIGKLVPISRADWPKLRDLFKGNDLANETPLNAIQNYIEWAQIDPKIRHLEILSLDDRWRENGTFIISDRHELFFFTLDPTLESLYQALELIDWDFPYRIFAILDQHQAVLRQIFSKLNIPYPKTTVACNLSRLPKEIGIRFEVTPPPGFRLGTLKSHHVQTINETWPFRSGGSEYALTRCLLWNTNVGLFNDQDEPVAWCLLNNLGIICVLYTVERYRRRGLAEVVLRSMVNKLAQRGMNAVTSVLLENVPSRALFEKLGFEGDLTVHDSCHQVVDRLVEWNFF, encoded by the exons ATGTGTCCGATCGGCAAGCTTGTTCCAATTTCTCGAGCCGATTGGCCTAAATTACGCGATCTATTCAAGGGCAACGACCTTGCAAACGAAACCCCGCTCAATGCCATCCAGAACTACATCGAATGGGCGCAGATTGACCCAAAAATACGTCATTTGGAGATTCTCAGCTTGGACGACCGTTGGCGAGAAAATGGGACGTTCATAATTTCG GACCGTCACGAATTGTTTTTCTTCACACTTGATCCAACACTCGAATCGCTGTACCAAGCATTGGAGCTCATCGATTGGGACTTTCCATACCGAATCTTCGCTATTCTGGACCAACATCAAGCGGTTCTGAGACAAATCTTTAGCAAACTCAACATCCCGTACCCCAAAACAACAGTTGCTTGCAATCTGTCCCGACTGCCGAAAGAAATTGGCATCCGATTTGAAGTCACTCCTCCACCAGGCTTCCGTTTAGGCACCCTAAAATCCCACCACGTCCAAACAATCAACGAAACGTGGCCCTTCCGAAGCGGTGGATCCGAGTACGCCCTAACACGATGCCTCCTCTGGAACACCAACGTGGGTTTGTTCAATGACCAAGACGAGCCGGTTGCATGGTGTTTGCTTAACAATTTGGGAATCATTTGTGTGCTGTACACCGTCGAGCGCTATCGTCGCCGAGGGCTGGCGGAAGTAGTGCTAAGGTCAATGGTGAACAAATTGGCCCAACGGGGGATGAATGCGGTCACCAGTGTGTTGCTGGAGAATGTACCATCCCGAGCGCTATTTGAGAAACTGGGATTCGAAGGTGATTTGACTGTGCACGATAGTTGCCATCAGGTGGTGGATCGGCTGGTGGAGTGGAACTTTTTTTGA